A part of Sulfurimonas sp. HSL-1716 genomic DNA contains:
- a CDS encoding FAD-dependent oxidoreductase encodes MLYDVIVVGSGISGLFAALYAKRAGCSVVVITKSNPFRSNSAVASGGMNAVTGQNEHDSVYRHIKDTVGGADGISNEVNVNDMCKEAVNIVRELMEMGVKFDCDANGNIQQRPFGGASANRTCFIADRTGSAIVQTLLMQCRKEGVEILGNHQLLNITKFDDKLSGITLLHREDSHVTAFACKSLVLAGGGFAGIYRGHSTNPQESSGDVIAAALRAGMRLSNLEFVQFHPTTLKNGSLISEAARGEGAYIVDETGMRFTDELQTRDKLSRAILEHIQAGHKVYLDFRHLSSETIETRLPSTQKMALNSAGIDIKTELLEITPSAHYTIGGIWTRGDTSTDIAGIFACGECAATGVHGANRLGGNSLLEAAYFGRIAGVEAARRAKRRDFLPIDFSQVNKEYRRINLILDADSHFNINAMKKNLGESLFKNVGVYRSEESLIDAFEYVHYLMKCQYGLHCVNKERHNNVELSSILEFRNALYVAEAMILSAMKREESRGVHYRTDFLERDDKYYGVSSCVRNLGDGFLRVSFENDILDNFLYKIKSYLKKLKG; translated from the coding sequence ATGCTTTATGATGTCATAGTCGTGGGAAGCGGCATATCGGGACTTTTTGCCGCCTTGTATGCAAAAAGGGCGGGGTGCAGCGTCGTGGTCATCACCAAAAGCAATCCCTTCCGCTCGAACTCCGCCGTGGCCTCAGGCGGCATGAACGCCGTCACAGGACAAAACGAGCATGATTCGGTATATAGACATATAAAAGACACTGTCGGCGGAGCGGACGGGATCTCCAACGAAGTGAACGTCAACGACATGTGCAAAGAGGCGGTAAACATCGTGCGCGAGCTTATGGAGATGGGAGTAAAGTTCGACTGCGATGCAAACGGCAACATACAACAGCGCCCTTTCGGCGGAGCCAGTGCGAACAGGACATGTTTCATAGCCGACCGTACGGGAAGCGCGATAGTGCAGACCCTGCTTATGCAGTGCCGCAAAGAAGGTGTGGAGATACTGGGCAATCATCAGCTTTTAAACATCACAAAGTTCGACGACAAACTCTCGGGCATCACGCTGCTGCACCGTGAGGATTCGCATGTAACGGCGTTTGCCTGCAAATCGCTTGTACTTGCGGGAGGAGGATTTGCGGGGATATACAGAGGTCACTCGACAAACCCGCAGGAGAGTTCTGGAGACGTCATCGCAGCAGCGTTACGTGCGGGCATGAGACTCTCAAACCTCGAGTTCGTGCAGTTTCATCCGACCACGCTAAAAAACGGTTCTCTCATAAGCGAAGCGGCCCGCGGCGAGGGTGCTTACATAGTCGATGAGACGGGGATGCGTTTTACGGACGAACTTCAGACAAGAGACAAGCTTTCGCGCGCCATTTTGGAGCATATACAGGCCGGACATAAAGTCTATCTGGATTTCAGGCATCTCTCCTCTGAAACTATCGAAACAAGACTGCCTTCGACTCAGAAGATGGCGCTAAACAGTGCGGGAATAGACATAAAAACGGAGCTTTTGGAGATAACCCCTTCGGCGCATTACACCATCGGCGGTATCTGGACAAGAGGAGACACCTCTACGGATATCGCCGGGATCTTCGCATGCGGCGAGTGCGCGGCGACGGGAGTACACGGGGCAAACAGGCTGGGAGGCAACTCGCTTCTTGAGGCTGCTTACTTCGGCCGCATAGCCGGAGTGGAAGCCGCGCGCAGGGCAAAAAGGCGGGATTTTCTCCCCATAGATTTTTCTCAGGTCAACAAAGAGTACAGGCGGATAAATCTCATACTCGATGCGGACAGCCATTTCAACATAAACGCGATGAAAAAAAATCTCGGAGAGTCTTTGTTTAAAAATGTAGGCGTGTACCGAAGCGAAGAGAGCCTCATAGACGCTTTTGAGTATGTGCATTACCTGATGAAATGCCAGTACGGTCTGCACTGCGTGAACAAAGAGAGGCATAACAATGTGGAACTCTCCTCCATCTTGGAGTTCAGAAATGCGCTTTATGTGGCAGAAGCGATGATCCTCTCGGCAATGAAAAGGGAGGAGAGCAGAGGCGTTCACTACCGTACCGATTTTTTGGAGCGTGACGACAAATACTATGGGGTCTCCTCATGCGTCAGGAATTTGGGAGACGGGTTTTTAAGGGTCTCCTTTGAAAACGACATATTGGATAATTTTTTATACAAGATAAAAAGTTATCTTAAAAAACTAAAAGGATGA
- the nifT gene encoding putative nitrogen fixation protein NifT, producing the protein MAKVMLRENDEGKVLFYVAKKDMEEIIETLEFDTDEKWGGEVNLTNGDVWFIKPDVKKLPNEVDAKIVSRGDD; encoded by the coding sequence ATGGCAAAAGTGATGTTGAGAGAAAACGATGAAGGCAAGGTCCTTTTTTATGTGGCAAAGAAAGATATGGAAGAGATCATAGAGACTCTGGAGTTTGACACGGATGAAAAATGGGGCGGTGAGGTAAACCTGACAAACGGCGACGTATGGTTCATCAAACCCGACGTAAAAAAACTGCCAAACGAAGTCGATGCAAAGATAGTAAGCCGCGGCGACGACTAA